A single region of the Halopiger xanaduensis SH-6 genome encodes:
- the cysS gene encoding cysteine--tRNA ligase — protein MTLHVTNTLTGEREPFEPQDPENVLLYYCGLTVSDPPHLGHARSWVHVDVMHRWLEYLGYDVRHVENFTDINEKIVARVGEDDLGESEPEVAESYIEHTLADMRSLNLLRAEVYPRVSEHVPEIIDLVETLVEKGYAYESNGSVYFDVTAFDDYGKLSNQELEEIESQGDPDERSEKRHPADFALWKAGGVDADAVAEHRHEGAAPAEEACETSQTWESPWGEGRPGWHIECSVMSMTHLDETLDLHVGGRDLVFPHHENEIAQSEAATDRQFAKYWLHCELFQMDDEKMSSSLGNFVTVEDAVDQWGTNVLRTFLTAGSYNSKQLYSDETIAEAEERWERLERAYETAVDALDSPDARTKVEDEAFRAAVDDAREAFVEAMNDDFNTREAQSALLEIASEINAHVDDTDEYDYRGLREAVDALEELGDVLGLSFTDETTGSAELAGDVVDLVLEVREQERDAGNYERADELRDELEALGIEVQDTDEGPTYRLPSGE, from the coding sequence ATGACCCTGCACGTGACGAACACGTTGACGGGCGAACGGGAGCCGTTCGAGCCACAGGACCCGGAGAACGTCTTGCTCTACTACTGTGGCCTGACGGTGTCCGACCCGCCCCACCTGGGCCACGCGCGGTCGTGGGTCCACGTCGACGTCATGCACCGCTGGCTCGAGTACCTCGGCTACGACGTGCGTCACGTCGAGAACTTCACCGACATCAACGAGAAGATCGTCGCCCGCGTCGGCGAGGACGACTTAGGCGAGAGCGAACCCGAGGTCGCCGAGAGCTACATCGAACACACCCTCGCGGACATGCGCTCGCTGAACCTCCTGCGGGCGGAGGTCTACCCCCGCGTCTCCGAGCACGTCCCCGAGATCATCGACCTCGTCGAGACCCTAGTCGAGAAGGGCTACGCCTACGAGTCCAACGGCTCGGTCTACTTCGACGTCACCGCGTTCGACGACTACGGCAAGCTCTCGAACCAGGAACTCGAGGAGATCGAGTCCCAGGGCGACCCCGACGAGCGCTCGGAGAAGCGCCACCCCGCGGACTTCGCGCTCTGGAAGGCCGGCGGCGTCGACGCCGACGCGGTCGCGGAGCACCGCCATGAGGGCGCCGCACCGGCCGAGGAGGCCTGCGAAACGTCTCAGACCTGGGAGTCGCCGTGGGGCGAGGGCCGCCCCGGCTGGCACATCGAGTGCTCAGTCATGAGCATGACCCACTTGGACGAGACGCTGGACCTCCACGTCGGCGGCCGCGATCTGGTCTTCCCGCACCACGAAAACGAGATCGCCCAGTCGGAGGCCGCGACCGACCGGCAGTTCGCCAAGTACTGGCTCCACTGCGAACTGTTCCAGATGGACGACGAGAAGATGTCCTCGAGCCTCGGCAACTTCGTCACCGTCGAAGACGCCGTCGACCAGTGGGGGACGAACGTCCTCCGGACCTTCCTGACGGCGGGATCGTACAACAGCAAGCAGCTGTACTCCGACGAGACGATCGCCGAGGCCGAGGAGCGCTGGGAACGGCTCGAGCGCGCCTACGAGACGGCCGTCGACGCCCTCGATTCGCCCGACGCGCGGACGAAAGTCGAGGACGAGGCGTTCCGCGCAGCCGTCGACGACGCCCGCGAGGCGTTCGTCGAGGCCATGAACGACGACTTCAACACGCGCGAGGCCCAGTCCGCGCTGCTGGAAATCGCGAGCGAGATCAACGCCCACGTCGACGACACCGACGAGTACGACTACCGCGGCCTCCGCGAAGCCGTCGACGCCCTCGAGGAGCTTGGCGACGTCCTCGGACTCTCCTTTACCGACGAGACGACCGGGTCGGCCGAACTCGCCGGCGACGTCGTCGACCTCGTGCTCGAGGTCCGCGAGCAGGAACGCGACGCGGGCAACTACGAGCGTGCGGACGAACTGCGCGACGAACTCGAGGCACTCGGCATCGAGGTGCAGGATACGGACGAGGGGCCGACGTACCGGCTGCCATCGGGCGAGTAA
- a CDS encoding PAS domain S-box protein, whose protein sequence is MHTQSDATDSGFWGGADDDDVALQRFRTLVETIDDGLYQLDAAGRFVAVNDAVVETTGYSRDELLGEHISLLLDDTDVEAIERELAAALAGGDEGEAAVALPTFELAIRTVDGDEIPCELRVSPLIADGELQGTIGVARDLAETKERLQTLESVRAPDGPNAGVVVLDDALDVTWVDDTAAAFLDLDRDAVVGRDGRTVVEDTIADRLAAPEPFVRSVTSTYDEGSYLDRYECRATGDDGQSRWLEYQSKPIESGEYAGGRIELYSDITDRKRSESDLRESREAFESLVDAVEEYAIFRLDADGTVISWNQGAKQIKGYDADEIVGEHFSTFYTQEDRADGIPDQNLEIALENGSVEDEGWRVRQDGSRFWANVTITPVRDADGTHRGFLKVTRDMTDRWEREQELESELQQILGRVSDAFYAVDDEFRFTHVNDRAAELLERSEDELLGERLWDVFPDLRDFDEVWDAFHTAMETQSPTSYELYYDTLDFWVEANLYPSATGISVYFRDVTERVQRERELEESEQRYRTLAEHFPNGIVTLFDHDLEYTLAAGQGFDKIPVDPDDLEGENFYDVWSEETAADLEPALLAALEGEQESVELKYVGREWVLYAVPITDSRGDVFAGVTMAHDITERKKSQRQLEETIAQLEESNERLEQFAYAASHDLQEPLRMVSSYLQLIESRYADTLDEDGEEFLEFAVDGAERMRDMIDGLLEYSRVETQGAPLEPIALDPVLEDVLEDLQLQIEETDAEIAIESLPRVEGDASQLRQVFQNLLSNALEYSGDEPPRVRVDAERRGDRWLISVADEGIGIDADEQEAVFNVFKRLHSRDEHPGTGIGLALCQRIVERHGGDIWVDSEPGEGATFSFTLPAVDDRE, encoded by the coding sequence ATGCATACCCAATCGGACGCCACGGATTCGGGATTTTGGGGAGGTGCTGACGACGACGACGTGGCGCTCCAGCGGTTTCGGACCCTCGTCGAGACGATCGACGACGGGCTCTATCAGCTCGACGCGGCCGGCCGCTTCGTCGCGGTCAACGACGCGGTCGTCGAGACGACGGGCTACTCGCGCGACGAACTGCTCGGCGAGCACATCTCGCTCCTGCTCGACGACACTGACGTCGAGGCCATCGAGCGCGAACTGGCCGCCGCCCTCGCCGGCGGGGACGAGGGAGAGGCCGCCGTCGCGTTGCCGACCTTCGAACTCGCAATCCGAACCGTCGACGGCGACGAAATTCCCTGCGAACTGCGGGTGTCGCCGCTCATCGCCGACGGCGAACTGCAGGGGACGATCGGCGTCGCTCGAGACCTCGCGGAGACCAAAGAGCGGCTGCAGACGCTCGAGTCCGTGCGGGCGCCCGACGGGCCGAACGCCGGCGTCGTCGTCCTCGACGACGCGCTCGACGTCACCTGGGTCGACGACACGGCCGCGGCGTTTCTCGACCTCGACCGCGACGCGGTCGTCGGCCGGGACGGTCGGACGGTGGTCGAGGACACCATCGCGGACCGCCTCGCGGCGCCGGAGCCGTTCGTCCGGAGCGTCACCTCGACCTACGACGAGGGCAGCTACCTCGATCGGTACGAGTGTCGCGCGACCGGCGACGACGGCCAGTCGCGCTGGCTCGAGTACCAGAGTAAACCGATCGAATCGGGAGAGTACGCCGGCGGCCGGATCGAACTCTACTCCGACATCACCGATCGGAAGCGATCGGAGAGCGACCTCCGGGAGAGCCGGGAGGCGTTCGAGTCGCTGGTCGACGCCGTCGAGGAGTACGCGATCTTCCGGCTGGACGCCGACGGCACCGTCATCAGCTGGAACCAGGGCGCGAAACAGATCAAGGGCTACGACGCCGACGAGATCGTCGGCGAGCACTTCTCGACGTTCTACACCCAGGAGGACCGCGCTGACGGTATCCCCGACCAGAACCTCGAGATCGCCCTCGAGAACGGCTCCGTCGAGGACGAGGGCTGGCGCGTCCGTCAGGACGGCTCGCGGTTCTGGGCGAACGTGACGATCACGCCGGTTCGGGACGCCGACGGGACCCACCGCGGCTTCCTGAAAGTGACCCGAGATATGACGGACCGCTGGGAGCGCGAGCAGGAACTCGAGAGCGAACTCCAGCAGATCCTCGGCCGAGTCTCGGACGCGTTCTACGCGGTCGACGACGAGTTCCGATTTACGCACGTCAACGATCGCGCCGCCGAACTGCTCGAGCGCTCCGAGGACGAACTGCTGGGCGAACGGCTCTGGGACGTCTTCCCCGATCTCAGGGATTTCGACGAGGTCTGGGACGCCTTCCACACGGCCATGGAAACCCAGTCGCCGACCAGCTACGAACTCTACTACGACACGCTGGACTTCTGGGTCGAGGCGAACCTCTACCCCTCCGCGACCGGCATCTCGGTGTACTTCCGCGACGTCACCGAGCGCGTCCAGCGCGAGCGAGAACTCGAGGAGTCCGAGCAGCGGTACCGCACGCTCGCGGAACACTTCCCGAACGGGATCGTGACGCTGTTCGACCACGACCTCGAGTACACGCTGGCGGCGGGCCAGGGATTCGACAAGATCCCCGTTGATCCCGACGATCTCGAGGGCGAGAACTTCTACGACGTCTGGTCCGAGGAAACCGCCGCCGACCTCGAGCCGGCGCTCCTGGCGGCCCTCGAGGGCGAGCAGGAGTCGGTCGAACTCAAGTACGTCGGCCGGGAGTGGGTGCTCTACGCGGTCCCGATCACCGACAGCCGGGGCGACGTCTTCGCCGGCGTGACGATGGCCCACGACATCACCGAGCGCAAGAAGTCCCAGCGGCAACTCGAGGAGACGATCGCGCAACTCGAGGAGTCCAACGAACGGCTCGAGCAGTTCGCCTACGCGGCGAGCCACGACCTGCAGGAACCCCTGCGGATGGTCTCGAGCTACCTCCAGCTCATCGAGAGCCGCTACGCCGATACGCTCGACGAGGACGGCGAGGAGTTCCTCGAGTTCGCGGTCGACGGCGCCGAGCGGATGCGCGACATGATCGACGGCCTGCTCGAGTACTCGCGGGTCGAAACGCAGGGCGCCCCGCTCGAACCGATCGCCCTCGATCCGGTCCTCGAAGACGTGCTCGAGGATCTGCAACTCCAGATCGAGGAGACCGACGCCGAAATTGCGATCGAGTCGTTACCCCGCGTCGAGGGCGACGCCAGCCAGTTGCGCCAGGTGTTCCAGAACCTGCTCTCGAACGCGCTCGAGTACAGCGGCGACGAGCCGCCGCGGGTCCGTGTCGACGCCGAACGCCGCGGCGATCGGTGGCTGATTTCGGTCGCCGACGAGGGGATCGGGATCGACGCCGACGAGCAGGAGGCCGTCTTCAACGTGTTCAAACGACTCCACAGCCGGGACGAACACCCCGGCACCGGGATCGGGCTGGCGCTGTGCCAGCGGATCGTCGAGCGCCACGGCGGCGATATCTGGGTCGACTCGGAACCGGGCGAGGGCGCGACGTTCTCGTTTACGCTGCCCGCCGTCGACGACCGGGAGTGA